Proteins encoded in a region of the Misgurnus anguillicaudatus chromosome 9, ASM2758022v2, whole genome shotgun sequence genome:
- the shroom1 gene encoding protein Shroom1, giving the protein MDSYHFHFERMSNLDLHPLSLPVSRLSPAKSSSSIDQYTHHHSKGDSAYSSFSGGSTVPDYPSPFLLDDLQSHSLQYTDLKYAKAKYSPTFLDSNSKSMDHIYRSMEAIEQQRPTVPTHLELPPPPPARLESLVTTKNLKNSRARQSPQGHLADTSVSQQTRKVEVCGVQAEPVCGYVFSQHFQRDQPNQGLTDKMVEPQEPSCVSNRLPLQTFQPEHVQQSRSDHSETQRRRSHSAYVRPVSEQKCYVNSCHMPQKSTSGSVHNKGQFYFVTGVLKSSESSVKQDVGDCASIEAPSEWSYIAQRRRQSCPDGPSGKLFFQEELKFNNQNDFVDPNNKAICPPYQSEQTSQGIEDQRITCKETERHHSSSHPIFYCGPEDSAVGKIMVPALIKEDHPGNPKKDEQMARILPQLDVQNDKISKETTPLLYHLTGANRASFISKLKNKNEAEMGIEVPDCDKDKQKAGNDGQISPSSEHQQSTISIEQQPDFPYICGTLDNSYKKYYKEKLKDAQSKVLRETSFKRRDLQLSLPLRIKQQTGKRLSVLPAGPLSQNMPSSLDNLTSQLHKLQMTEKENTRDLGQEIEKEIEKEKPQNIAQPQVPRVGSRKRLTADQKKLSHSEPEKLHQLADEPSHMTCRSLGNEVEGLVAEMDLSLVASRKKMFEIRGRAFSASNFSKPTLKHLQQKALVAYIERKTGQKVAEPQQPVLQVPGHRNSAAGRLSDSSSRNSKKLHRPLSAGRILDSVSSSVKYTQFLPVQPSSHSRQSSSREESHTAGKSASAEDLLDELKQPEIFRARSTSNPHAFQVRKHANEFSAISNKDISSAQRIAKGDTAVCHSHTVSEPDDRRPRKIAPRGKSMEELGVSKISKPEVFSKSSEQLDQLQGSASFLAAGTHAKMFNSGQHTDNSQTDAEKHISTFSVKHVSSHEGDIYIVPHSNGSKNRDDTVTPMSGHSGEADEINLEAGSKEQTSLQDVNKMSVSNQEVSFSHGITTDPNLWISTTDLNETKTDDQPSSATTVVKPQMTLPNSCSIREPISAEIQEAESIHEFTDNREQNGNEKKEDGPLGNGSMHEWELLVQEVVSADQSLACSFYPIANRKTALMLMEQLLSEDTLLMEEHYKKKQEQKVVCSEEAAHSTKAPVEDKPLDPSLDSGAALPNQKVCNIEMDITEKKRQLISHIEEHLTSLQELRSTLHSEDKENGRRGDVIETLVRESCMPAELERYTQFIGDLERVISLLLCLSARLARVQNALSTVDDSTDTEEKQSLDNRHRLLCKQRDDAKDLKDNLDRRERVVSAFLSKQLTDTQLQEYRRFVQTKASLLIRQKDLDEKQRLGEEQIEALLTSIPR; this is encoded by the exons ATGGATTCCTATCATTTCCACTTTGAGAGAATGAGTAATCTTGATTTGCACCCTCTAAGTCTTCCAGTCAGTCGACTTTCACCTGCAAAGTCCAGTAGCAGTATTGATCAGTATACCCATCACCACAGCAAAGGAGACTCTGCCTATAGCTCATTCTCTGGCGGATCCACAGTTCCTGATTACCCCTCACCCTTTTTACTGGATGATCTACAGTCACACAGCTTGCAATACACTGATTTGAAATATGCAAAAGCTAAATATAGCCCAACCTTTCTTGACTCCAATTCAAAGAGCATGGACCACATTTACCGTTCTATGGAAGCCATCGAGCAACAAAGACCAACAGTTCCTACACATCTTGAATTACCCCCACCACCTCCTGCCCGTCTGGAAAGCTTAGTAACAACAAAGAACCTAAAGAACTCAAGGGCACGTCAGAGTCCTCAAGGACACCTTGCTGACACTTCTGTTTCTCAGCAGACCAGAAAAGTGGAGGTCTGTGGTGTCCAGGCTGAGCCTGTTTGTGGTTATGTGTTTTCACAGCATTTTCAGAGAGATCAGCCTAACCAAGGCCTTACAGACAAGATGGTTGAGCCACAAGAACCTTCTTGCGTTTCAAACAGGTTGCCCCTGCAAACCTTTCAGCCAGAGCATGTGCAACAGTCAAGAAGTGATCATTCTGAAACTCAGCGGAGGAGGTCACATTCAGCTTATGTTCGTCCTGTTTCTGAGCAGAAATGCTATGTCAACTCCTGCCATATGCCACAGAAATCAACCAGTGGGAGTGTCCACAATAAAGGGCAGTTCTATTTTGTTACAGGTGTCTTAAAGTCCTCTGAATCTAGTGTCAAGCAAGATGTTGGGGATTGTGCAAGCATAGAAGCCCCCAGTGAATGGTCATATATAGCTCAACGTAGAAGACAAAGCTGTCCGGATGGTCCGAGTGGTAAACTGTTTTTCCAGGAGGAACTCAAATTCAACAATCAGAATGACTTTGTGGATCCTAATAACAAGGCAATTTGCCCACCTTATCAGTCAGAACAGACCTCTCAAGGCATAGAGGACCAAAGGATCACATGTAAAGAAACTGAAAGACATCACTCTTCTAGCCACCCTATCTTCTACTGTGGTCCTGAGGACAGTGCCGTTGGTAAAATTATGGTACCAGCTTTGATTAAAGAAGACCATCCTGGTAACCCCAAGAAAGATGAACAGATGGCAAGAATTTTGCCCCAGTTGGATGTTCAAAATGACAAGATCAGCAAGGAGACCACCCCACTTTTATACCACCTCACAGGGGCCAATAGGGCATCATTTATAAGCAAgctcaaaaacaaaaatgaagctGAAATGGGGATTGAAGTTCCAGACTGTGATAAAGATAAGCAGAAGGCAGGAAATGATGGACAAATATCTCCTAGCAGTGAACATCAGCAGAGTACAATATCTATAGAACAACAACCTGATTTTCCCTACATCTGTGGTACCTTAGACAACTCTTATAAAAAGTATTACAAAGAGAAACTAAAAGATGCCCAGTCCAAGGTTTTGAGGGAGACTTCTTTTAAAAGGAGAGATTTGCAACTCTCTTTGCCACTCAGGATCAAGCAACAGACAGGCAAAAGGCTTTCTGTTTTACCTGCTGGTCCTCTATCACAAAATATGCCATCCAGCTTAGACAATCTTACTTCACAACTACACAAGCTTCAAATGACAGAAAAAGAAAACACCAGAGACTTGGGTCAGGAGATTGAGAAAGAAATTGAAAAAGAAAAACCACAAAATATTGCTCAACCGCAGGTGCCTCGAGTTGGGTCTAGGAAGCGTTTGACAGCAGATCAGAAAAAACTGTCTCATTCTGAGCCTGAAAAGCTACACCAGCTGGCAGATGAACCTTCTCATATGACCTGCCGCTCACTTGGAAACGAAGTTGAAGGTCTAGTTGCAGAGATGGATCTCAGTCTAGTAGCTTCAAGGAAAAAGATGTTTGAAATACGGGGACGTGCTTTCTCTGCCTCCAACTTCTCAAAACCAACTCTGAAGCACCTTCAGCAAAAGGCGTTGGTAGCGTACATTGAACGTAAAACTGGTCAAAAAGTAGCTGAGCCTCAGCAGCCAGTTCTACAAGTGCCCGGCCACAGAAATTCAGCTGCAGGAAGGCTGTCTGATTCAAGTTCGAGAAACTCCAAGAAGCTCCACAGGCCTCTCTCTGCTGGTCGAATTCTTGACTCTGTATCAAGTTCTGTTAAATATACCCAGTTTCTTCCTGTTCAGCCCAGCAGCCACTCAAGGCAGTCCAGCTCAAGGGAAGAATCCCATACGGCAGGGAAGTCGGCCTCTGCGGAGGATCTCTTGGACGAGCTTAAACAACCTGAGATTTTCCGGGCTCGCAGCACCTCAAATCCTCATGCTTTTCAG GTTCGGAAACATGCAAATGAATTTTCAGCCATTAGTAACAAGGACATTTCAAG TGCTCAGAGAATAGCAAAGGGAGATACAGCAGTCTGTCACAGTCATACAGTATCCGAACCTGATGACCGACGGCCACGAAAAATAGCACCAAGAGGAAAATCTATGGAAGAACTCGGTGTGTCTAAGATCTCAAAGCCTGAAGTTTTCAGCAAGAGCTCGGAGCAGCTTGACCAACTGCAAGGATCAGCGTCATTTCTAGCTGCAGGAACCCACGCAAAGATGTTTAACTCTGGACAACACACGGATAACTCTCAGACAGACGCTGAGAAGCATATATCAACCTTTTCAGTAAAGCATGTTTCCTCACACGAGGGTGACATCTATATTGTACCACATAGCAATGGATCTAAAAATAGAGATGACACAGTTACGCCCATGTCCGGTCATTCCGGTGAAGCTGATGAGATCAATTTGGAAGCTGGAAG CAAAGAGCAAACATCTCTTCAAGATGTGAATAAGATGTCTGTCTCTAATCAGGAAGTTTCCTTCAGTCATGGAATCACAACAGATCCCAATCTATGGATTTCAACAACTGACCTAAATGAGACAAAGACAGACGATCAGCCATCTTCTGCAACGACTGTTGTTAAGCCTCAGATGACACTGCCTAATTCATGTAGTATTAGAGAACCCATTTCTGCTGAGATTCAGGAAGCAGAGTCAATCCATGAATTTACAGACAACAGGGAACAAAATGGGAATGAAAAGAAGGAAGATGGACCTCTTGGGAATGGTTCAATGCATGAATGGGAGTTGCTTGTTCAAGAGGTGGTTTCAGCTGACCAATCATTAGCTTGCAGTTTTTACCCGATAGCCAATCGAAAGACAGCGCTCATGCTAATGGAGCAGTTGCTGTCTGAGGATACACTTCTAATGGAGGAACACTACAAGAAGAAACAGGAGCAGAAAGTTGTTTGTTCAGAAGAAGCTGCACACAG cACTAAAGCGCCTGTAGAGGACAAACCACTAGACCCATCTCTGGACAGTGGAGCAGCTCTCCCAAACCAAAAAGTGTGCAACATAGAAATGGATATCACAGAGAAAAAG AGACAGTTAATATCACATATAGAGGAGCATTTGACATCTCTACAGGAACTTCGCTCCACCCTACACAGTGAGGATAAGGAGAATGGGAGACGAGGTGATGTTATAGAGACTCTGGTACGCGAGAGCTGTATGCCCGCTGAGCTGGAGCGCTACACACAGTTTATAGGAGATCTGGAGCGGGTGATCAGTCTGCTCCTCTGTCTGTCAGCTCGTCTAGCCCGGGTACAGAACGCCCTCAGTACTGTGGATGATAGCACAGACACCGAAGAAAAA